A window of the Streptomyces sp. NBC_00250 genome harbors these coding sequences:
- a CDS encoding bifunctional glycosyltransferase/CDP-glycerol:glycerophosphate glycerophosphotransferase: MTAAATPRFSVIIPVYGVEGYIRECLESVTSQGYENFEVIAVDDCSLDSSGAVIDEFAARDPRVRAVHRAENGGIGAARNTGVEHARGDYLLFIDGDDSIRPGSLQAMADRLDEAQDPEILLFDHVRTHVDGSVEASKTGPYLADIRDRVVRPVDQLELLRIFAVVWNRVYRRDFFTGEGYTFTDGLYEDALMVYTTMAAAERVAGLEYVVVEYRQRRQGSSMRSSSPRKHFVIFDQYQRVFDYLEGRPGLDAYRELVFERMVSHFLFTFARGFRIPRSHRRAYLKQAGKTYRRNEPAGYTPPPGMVGLKFKVLRTGSYTAFEALKTVNGTRETAFGVLGKSKRWGSRKALRTYYAVQRRLPVDDNLAVYSAYWGRTPSCNPLAVHEAARKLAPGIRGVWVVNKEHAGSTPPGLKRIAPATFGYWKALARAKYLVNNVNFPDAVIKRPGQIHLQTHHGTPLKRMGLDQQGYPAVARSMDFDKLLERVDRWDWSVSSNQHSTEHWERVYPAAFRTLNTGYPRNDVYYRATAADVRRIRGELGIGHGKKAILYAPTVRDHQKDAFVPRLDFARFARELGPDYVLLVRAHYFYGGDPELNVLAERGALVDVSRHPSVEELCLAADALITDYSSIMFDYANLDRPIVTYADDWEMYRTCRGVTFDLLSGEPGDTPGVITTTEDELIEAFRGGAWEGEQAAALRQAFRERFCSWDDGFAAERVVRRVFLGEERPRPLVVPVADRTPAPSPRLAEDPAPLPQRQADEEEDELAVARADR, encoded by the coding sequence ATGACGGCTGCAGCTACCCCCAGATTCAGCGTGATCATCCCTGTCTACGGGGTCGAGGGCTACATCCGTGAGTGCCTCGAGTCGGTGACGTCGCAGGGTTACGAGAACTTCGAGGTCATCGCGGTCGACGACTGCTCCCTCGACAGCAGCGGCGCCGTCATCGACGAGTTCGCCGCCCGCGACCCGCGGGTGCGCGCCGTCCACCGCGCCGAGAACGGCGGCATCGGCGCCGCCCGCAACACCGGCGTCGAGCACGCCCGCGGCGACTACCTGCTCTTCATCGACGGCGACGACTCGATCCGCCCCGGCTCCCTGCAGGCCATGGCCGACCGCCTCGACGAGGCCCAGGACCCCGAGATCCTGCTGTTCGACCACGTCCGCACCCATGTGGACGGCAGCGTCGAGGCCAGCAAGACCGGCCCGTACCTGGCCGACATCCGTGACCGGGTGGTCCGCCCCGTCGACCAGCTCGAACTGCTGCGGATCTTCGCCGTCGTCTGGAACCGCGTCTACCGCCGCGACTTCTTCACCGGCGAGGGCTACACCTTCACCGACGGCCTGTACGAGGACGCGCTCATGGTCTACACGACCATGGCCGCCGCCGAGCGCGTCGCGGGCCTGGAGTACGTGGTCGTCGAGTACCGCCAGCGCCGCCAGGGCAGCTCGATGCGCAGCAGCTCCCCGCGCAAGCACTTCGTGATCTTCGACCAGTACCAGCGGGTCTTCGACTACCTCGAAGGCCGGCCCGGCCTCGACGCGTACCGCGAGCTCGTCTTCGAGCGGATGGTCTCCCACTTCCTGTTCACCTTCGCCCGCGGCTTCCGAATACCCCGCAGCCACCGGCGCGCCTACCTCAAGCAGGCCGGCAAGACCTACCGCCGGAACGAGCCCGCGGGCTACACCCCGCCGCCCGGCATGGTCGGCCTGAAGTTCAAGGTGCTGCGGACCGGCTCGTACACCGCCTTCGAGGCCCTCAAGACGGTCAACGGCACCCGCGAGACGGCCTTCGGGGTCCTCGGCAAGTCCAAGCGCTGGGGCAGCCGCAAGGCCCTGCGCACCTACTACGCCGTGCAGCGCCGCCTCCCCGTGGACGACAACCTCGCCGTGTACTCGGCGTACTGGGGCCGCACGCCCAGCTGCAACCCGCTCGCCGTGCACGAGGCCGCCAGGAAGCTCGCGCCCGGCATCCGCGGGGTGTGGGTCGTGAACAAGGAGCACGCCGGCAGCACACCGCCCGGCCTGAAGCGGATCGCCCCGGCCACCTTCGGCTACTGGAAGGCGCTGGCCCGGGCCAAGTACCTGGTCAACAACGTGAACTTCCCGGACGCCGTGATCAAGCGCCCCGGCCAGATCCATCTGCAGACCCACCACGGCACCCCGCTCAAGCGGATGGGCCTGGACCAGCAGGGCTACCCGGCCGTCGCCCGCAGCATGGACTTCGACAAGCTCCTGGAGCGGGTGGACCGCTGGGACTGGAGCGTCTCGTCGAACCAGCACTCCACCGAGCACTGGGAGCGGGTCTACCCGGCCGCCTTCCGGACCCTGAACACCGGCTACCCGCGCAACGACGTCTACTACCGCGCCACCGCCGCGGACGTGCGCCGGATCCGCGGCGAACTCGGCATCGGGCACGGCAAGAAGGCGATCCTGTACGCGCCCACCGTGCGCGACCACCAGAAGGACGCCTTCGTCCCGCGCCTCGACTTCGCCCGCTTCGCGCGTGAACTCGGCCCGGACTACGTCCTGCTGGTCCGCGCCCACTACTTCTACGGCGGCGACCCGGAGCTGAACGTCCTCGCCGAGCGCGGCGCGCTCGTCGACGTGTCGCGGCACCCGTCGGTGGAGGAGCTCTGCCTGGCGGCGGACGCGCTGATCACCGACTACTCGTCGATCATGTTCGACTACGCCAACCTCGACCGGCCGATCGTGACGTACGCCGACGACTGGGAGATGTACCGGACCTGTCGCGGTGTGACCTTCGACCTGCTCTCCGGTGAGCCCGGTGACACCCCCGGTGTGATCACCACCACCGAGGACGAGCTGATCGAGGCCTTCCGCGGCGGCGCCTGGGAGGGCGAGCAGGCCGCCGCCCTGCGGCAGGCCTTCCGTGAGCGGTTCTGCTCGTGGGACGACGGCTTCGCCGCCGAGCGGGTCGTCCGCCGGGTCTTCCTCGGCGAGGAGCGGCCGCGGCCGCTCGTGGTCCCCGTGGCCGACCGCACCCCGGCCCCGTCGCCGCGTCTGGCCGAGGACCCCGCCCCGCTGCCGCAGCGGCAGGCGGACGAGGAAGAGGACGAGCTCGCCGTGGCGCGGGCCGACCGCTAG
- a CDS encoding TIGR03960 family B12-binding radical SAM protein produces MSAAESVFPQLEALLPHVQKPIQYVGGELNSTVKPWESADVRWALMYPDAYEVGLPNQGVMILYEVLNEREGVLAERTYSVWPDLEELMREHKVPQFTVDSHRPVGAFDVFGLSFSTELGYTNMLTALDLAGIPLESKDRTVDHPIVLAGGHAAFNPEPIADFIDAAIIGDGEQAVLDMTEIIRAWKAEGRPGGREEVLFRLAKTGSVYIPRFYDVEYLPDGRIGRVVPNRSGVPWRVSKHTVMDLDEWPYPKQPLVPLAETVHERMSVEIFRGCTRGCRFCQAGMITRPVRERSITGIGEMVEKGLKATGFEEVGLLSLSSADHSEIGEIAKGLADRYTEDKVGLSLPSTRVDAFNVDLANELTRNGRRSGLTFAPEGGSERMRKVINKMVSEEDLIRTVSTAYGNGWRQVKLYFMCGLPTETDEDVLQIADMAMNVIAEGRKVSGQNDIRCTVSIGGFVPKPHTPFQWAPQLSAEETDERLRKLRDKIRGDKKYGRSIGFRYHDGKPGIVEGLLSRGDRRIGAVIRAVYEDGGRFDGWREHFSYDRWMACAEKTLPGMGVDVAWYTTRERTYEEVLPWDHLDSGLDKDWLWEDWQDSLDETEVEDCRWTPCFDCGVCPQMDTHIQIGPTGKKLLPLSVVK; encoded by the coding sequence ATGTCTGCTGCCGAGTCTGTCTTCCCGCAGCTCGAAGCTCTGCTCCCGCACGTGCAGAAGCCGATTCAGTACGTCGGTGGAGAGCTGAACTCCACGGTCAAGCCGTGGGAGTCCGCCGATGTCCGCTGGGCGCTGATGTACCCGGACGCGTACGAGGTCGGTCTGCCCAACCAGGGCGTCATGATCCTGTACGAGGTGCTCAACGAGCGCGAGGGCGTCCTCGCCGAGCGCACCTACAGCGTCTGGCCGGACCTCGAAGAGCTGATGCGGGAGCACAAGGTCCCGCAGTTCACGGTCGACAGCCACCGGCCCGTCGGCGCGTTCGACGTGTTCGGCCTGAGCTTCTCCACGGAGCTCGGCTACACGAACATGCTCACCGCCCTCGACCTGGCGGGCATCCCGCTGGAGTCGAAGGACCGGACCGTCGACCACCCGATCGTGCTCGCGGGCGGCCACGCGGCCTTCAACCCCGAGCCGATCGCGGACTTCATCGACGCGGCGATCATCGGCGACGGCGAGCAGGCCGTCCTCGACATGACCGAGATCATCCGCGCCTGGAAGGCCGAGGGCCGGCCGGGCGGCCGCGAGGAGGTCCTCTTCCGCCTCGCGAAGACCGGCTCGGTGTACATCCCGCGGTTCTACGACGTGGAGTACCTGCCGGACGGCCGCATCGGCCGGGTCGTGCCCAACAGGTCCGGCGTGCCGTGGCGCGTCTCCAAGCACACCGTCATGGACCTCGACGAGTGGCCGTACCCCAAGCAGCCCCTCGTGCCGCTCGCGGAGACCGTCCACGAGCGCATGTCCGTCGAGATCTTCCGCGGCTGCACCCGCGGCTGCCGCTTCTGCCAGGCCGGCATGATCACGCGCCCCGTGCGGGAGCGAAGCATCACCGGCATCGGCGAGATGGTCGAGAAGGGTCTCAAGGCGACGGGCTTCGAGGAGGTCGGTCTCCTCTCGCTGTCCTCGGCCGACCACTCCGAGATCGGTGAGATCGCCAAGGGCCTCGCCGACCGGTACACGGAGGACAAGGTGGGTCTGTCCCTCCCGTCCACCCGTGTCGACGCCTTCAACGTGGACCTGGCCAACGAGCTGACCAGGAACGGGCGCCGCTCCGGCCTCACCTTCGCCCCCGAGGGCGGCTCCGAGCGCATGCGCAAGGTCATCAACAAGATGGTCTCGGAGGAGGACCTGATCCGGACCGTCTCCACCGCGTACGGCAACGGCTGGCGCCAGGTGAAGCTGTACTTCATGTGCGGCCTGCCGACGGAGACCGACGAGGACGTCCTCCAGATCGCCGACATGGCGATGAACGTGATCGCCGAGGGCCGCAAGGTCTCCGGTCAGAACGACATCCGCTGCACCGTCTCCATCGGCGGTTTCGTCCCCAAGCCGCACACCCCGTTCCAGTGGGCCCCGCAGCTGTCGGCCGAGGAGACGGACGAGCGGCTGCGCAAGCTCCGCGACAAGATCCGCGGCGACAAGAAGTACGGCCGGTCGATCGGCTTCCGCTACCACGACGGCAAGCCCGGCATCGTCGAGGGCCTGCTCTCGCGCGGCGACCGCCGCATCGGCGCCGTCATCCGCGCGGTGTACGAGGACGGCGGCCGCTTCGACGGCTGGCGCGAGCACTTCTCGTACGACCGCTGGATGGCCTGCGCCGAGAAGACGCTGCCGGGGATGGGCGTCGACGTCGCCTGGTACACGACTCGTGAGCGCACCTACGAGGAGGTCCTGCCCTGGGACCACCTGGACTCCGGTCTCGACAAGGACTGGCTCTGGGAGGACTGGCAGGACTCGCTCGACGAGACCGAGGTCGAGGACTGCCGCTGGACCCCGTGCTTCGACTGCGGTGTCTGCCCGCAGATGGACACCCACATCCAGATCGGCCCCACCGGCAAGAAGCTGCTGCCGCTGTCGGTCGTGAAGTAG